From a single Nymphaea colorata isolate Beijing-Zhang1983 chromosome 4, ASM883128v2, whole genome shotgun sequence genomic region:
- the LOC116252561 gene encoding uncharacterized protein LOC116252561, protein MYLEEEAMQWHCFWEEDYPNTTWDLFKDELLLRFGETMYVNHEIELRNLKQTSTVQDYQSKFERLCSMVKNRPEDSKIAHFIGGLDEDIQIEMLRDPPTELRRCFALAKTIEEQLRRREARKKVYKPGLVSKPKPNFVKPAPPQKKFENRPAFRNNIPIKYISRQEREERIKKGLCFNCEEKWHAGHKCKHFQLYEVTDSDEELEENEEIDTKGTEVAKVKDETEEKEEGLCHALTNNGPNAMKVVGKINNQKVIVLLDTGATHNFLNSRLAHLVDGKTTPQASFNVMVGNGEKLACHEICKNVSLEMHKVPFKVDLYLLPIGGVDVVLRIQWMKTLKRILWDLDDMTMMFPKEGGGEVTLRAINPSVDPKPALKALIANQPVYWLVSMVKDVVPSTTDVEEIPRDIHQKAGIERLVKEMLESGVIRPSSSPFSSPVLLVKKKDDTWRYCVDYRALNEVTVKDKYPIPVIDELLDELVDTSYFSKMDLRAGYHQIRMQKEDIHKTAFRTHDDHYEFLVMPFGLTNAPDTFQRCMNDLFRRYLRYYVLVFSDDILMYSPTLEIHAKHLDTVLTILRDNQLYAKMSKCTFGQTSVGYLGHIVSKKGVRAEQRSWRFISGYESIASPLTHMLKKGPFQWSDKLREAFTQLKAALISAPVLTLPNFDKEFTIETDASDVGVGPVLSQEGHPVAYMSKALKDGQASLHL, encoded by the exons ATGTATCTAGAAGAAGAGGCTATGCAATGGCATTGCTTTTGGGAAGAGGACTATCCAAACACCACTTGGGACCTCTTCAAGGACGAGCTTTTACTTCGGTTTGGAGAGACCATGTATGTTAACCACGagattgaattgagaaatctcaAACAAACTTCTACCGTCCAAGACTATCAAAGCAAGTTTGAGAGACTATGTAGCATGGTTAAGAATCGACCAGAGGATTCCAAGATCGCCCACTTCATAGGGGGTCTTGATGAGGACATTCAAATTGAGATGCTTAGGGATCCTCCTACCGAATTAAGGAGATGTTTTGCATTGGCCAAGACAATTGAGGAGCAACTTAGAAGAAGAGAGGCACGTAAGAAAGTTTACAAACCGGGGCTTGTATCCAAACCCAAGCCTAACTTTGTGAAACCAGCTCCACCAcagaaaaagtttgaaaatcGGCCAGCCTTTCGCAATAACATTCCCATTAAATACATTTCACGtcaagaaagagaggaaaggaTTAAGAAGGGGCTATGCTTCAACTGTGAAGAAAAGTGGCATGCGGGTCATAAGTGCAAGCATTTTCAGTTATATGAGGTCACAGATAGTGATGAGgaacttgaagaaaatgaagagataGACACCAAGGGCACTGAGGTAGCCAAGGTGAAAGATGAGactgaggaaaaagaagagggctTGTGTCACGCCCTCACAAACAATGGGCCCAATGCCATGAAGGTTGTGGGTAAGATCAATAACCAAAAGGTGATTGTTCTTCTTGATACCGGAGCCACCCACAACTTCCTTAATTCGAGGTTGGCTCATCTCGTGGATGGCAAGACTACTCCCCAAGCTTCTTTCAATGTCATGGTTGGAAATGGAGAGAAACTAGCTTGCCATGAAATTTGCAAAAACGTGAGCTTGGAGATGCACAAGGTTCCTTTCAAGGTAGATCTATACCTTCTCCCCATTGGGGGTGTAGATGTAGTACTTAGGATTCAATGGATGAAAACCTTGAAAAGAATCTTGTGGGACTTGGATGACATGACTATGATGtttcctaaggagggtggagggGAAGTAACCCTCAGAGCAATCAATCCTAGCGTGGACCCTAAGCCGGCCTTGAAGGCCCTCATTGCAAATCAGCCAGTATATTGGCTAGTGTCCATGGTAAAAGATGTTGTTCCTTCCACCACCGATGTTGAAGAGATTCCTCGTGACATTCA TCAGAAAGCCGGGATAGAGAGGCTTGTGAAGGAGATGCTCGAAAGTGGGGTCATCCGACCTAGTAGTAGTCCGTTTTCATCACCTGTTTTGTTagttaagaagaaggatgacACATGGAGGTACTGTGTAGACTACCGGGCCCTCAATGAGGTCACGGTAAAGGATAAGTATCCTATACCAGTCATTGATGAATTACTTGACGAGTTGGTTGACacttcttatttttcaaagatGGACTTAAGAGCAGGCTACCATCAAATTCGTATGCAGAAAGAGGATATTCACAAGACCGCGTTTCGTACTCATGATGACCATTATGAATTCCTCGtaatgccttttgggttgacaaATGCACCAGATActtttcagaggtgcatgaatgatcTCTTTCGAAGATACTTGCGGTACTATGTGTTGGTGTTCTCCGATGATATACTCATGTACAGTCCAACACTTGAGATACATGCGAAGCATTTGGACACCGTCCTTACTATCCTGAGGGACAACCAGCTCTACGCTAAGATGTCCAAGTGTACCTTTGGCCAGACTTCAGTTGGATACTTGGGACACATTGTCTCCAAGAAGGGCGTTAGAGCTGAGCAGAGAAGTTG GCGCTTCATCAGTGGCTATGAGTCAATAGCTTCACCATTGACCCACATGTTGAAGAAGGGACCATTTCAGTGGTCAGACAAATTGAGGGAGGCCTTCACCCAGTTGAAGGCAGCACTTATTTCAGCGCCCGTTTTGACTTTGCCAAATTTTGATAAGGAGTTCACTATTGAGACCGATGCCAGTGATGTTGGAGTTGGGCCAGTTTTGAGTCAGGAAGGACATCCAGTGGCATATATGTCCAAAGCGCTTAAAGACGGCCAAGCCTCTCTCCACTTATGA